The genomic region GCCCCGGCTGCGGGCCGCGATCTCGGCGAGCGCCGGTTCCCCGGTGTCCCCCGCGTCGATCAGTGCCTGTGCCTGGAGCGCGGCGAGCGCCACCGAGTCGGGCCAGAGCGGCGCGACGTAGTACGGGTCGAGCTGCCGGGTCAGTACGTCCCTGACCACGCCGGGCGAGGACTTGCCGTACGAGTAGACGAGCGCGGTGTCCGCCTCGCCGGTGAGCAGTTTGACCCAGGCCTCGTACAGCGCCCAGGCCCCGTCCATCTCCACATGGGACTCCGAGATGGGCGGCCAGGCACCGACCCCGTCGAGCGTCATGGTGAAGGAGAAGGCCCGTCCGGCGAGGTAGTCGCTCGACCCGGAGCAGGTGAAGTCGATGTCGCTCGCCTTCAGCCCGGTCTGCGCGAGGACGCCGTGCAGGACGGGCATCACCATCTCGACCTCGGAGAGGTCGTCGGTGCTCCGCCGGTGGTCGGTCTGCGCGAAGGCGACGATCGCGACCTCTCGCATCAGATCAGCTCCTTGTAGGTGTCGTAGTCGGCGTCGGGCTCGCCGGTGGGCCGGTAGTGGTCGGGGAAGCGCCCGCCCTCGGTCCACACCGGTTCGACGCGCAGCCCCATCCGCACCTGGTCGTACGGGATGCCGCCGATGCGGCCGTGCAGCGGGAGGCCGGCTCCGTCCAGCGCGATGTGCCCGTAGACGTAGGGCACTTCGATGTCGAGACCGCGGGCCTTGATGTTGACGATGCAGTACGTCGTGAGGGTGCCCGCGGGGCCGACCTCGACCTGCTCGTCCGTCGCGACTCCGCAGGTGGGGCAGGCGCCGCGCGGAGGTACGTACACCTTGCGGCAGGACGGGCAGCGCTCGCCGACGGTCTTGCGTCCGGCGAGGGCGTTGATGTAGTCGCTCTGGGCGCGGCCGGGGCTGTAGACGTAGTCGAGGCGAGCCTGCGCGATGATGCCGGTGACCGTGTCCTCGAACTCGCCGGTGTGCGGGGTCGCGGCGCCGGGCTCGCCCTCGTACGGCTCGAAGCAGGCGATGTCCGTGATGGCGCCGGTGCGTTCACCGGCCCAGCGGATGCGGACCCGCTGCCCGGTGCGGACGGCGTCGGGGCCCGTCGCGTCGAGGACGTGGAGCAGCGCGGTGTCGGCTCCGTCGAGTTTCACCAGCACCCAGGCGAACGGGGTGGCCAGCGGCTGGTCGCGCCGCGGGTCCGGATTCCAGGCCCAGGTGGTGACCGTCCCGGTCGGGGCCACCTCGACGAGGTCGCGTATCTCGTCGGCGGTGACCGGGTCGTACTCGACCGGGGGTACCAGGACCTTGCCGTCGCTGGTCCGCACCCCCAGGACGGTGCGCTCGCGCAGTCCGGTCAGGAAGGCGCTCTGCACGGGCCCGAGGGAGCGGGTGAAGGGGAACTCGACGACGAGGGGGGCGCGGAGCACCTCCGGTGAGGGAGCGGCTGTCATGGGTGGGCTCCAATTTCTCCGCGGCGGGCGGGGGTAGCTCCGGCGGCGCCGGAGGGGAGGGCGGGGCATGAGGAAGGGGGGCGAGGACGTCCCGGGGTCAGGCCCGGCGGTAGACCGGCGGGCGCTTCTCGGCGAAGGCCCGGGAGCCCTCCTTGGCGTCGGCCGTGTCGAACACCGGCCATCCACGGGCCAGTTCGGCCTTCAGCCCCTCGGTCTCGGTCAGCTCGGCGGTCTCGTACACCGACGCCTTGACGGCCTCGACGGCGAGCGGCCCGCAGTCGTTGATCTGTCCGGCGATCTCCAGGGCCTTCTCCAGTGCGGTGCCGTCGGGGACGACATGCCCGATGAGTCCGACGGCGGCGGCTTCGGCGGCGGTGTACGGGCGCCCGGTGAGCAGCATTTCCAGTGCGTGGGTACGGGGGATCTGGCGCTGGAGCCGGACGGTCGAACCGCCGATCGGGAACAGCCCCCGCTTGACCTCGAAGAGGCCGAAGGTGGCGCTCTCGCCACCGACCCGGATGTCGGTGCCCTGAAGGATTTCCGTGCCGCCCGCGACGCAGTACCCCTCGACCGCGGCGATCACCGGTTTCCGCGGGCGGTGGTGGCGGAGCATCGCCTTCCAGTGCAGATCGGGGTCGGCCTTCAACCGGTCCCGGTACTGGTCGCCCTCCATTCCGCGGCCCGCGAGGGCCTTGAGGTCCATGCCCGCGCAGAACGCGCCGCCCGCTCCGGTGAGTACCACCGAGCGGACCGTGTCGTCCTCGTCGGCCTCCAGCCAGCCGTCGTACAGGCCGACCAGCATCGGCAGCGAGAGCGCGTTCTTCGCCTCGGGCCTGTTCAGAGTGAGCACAAGTGTGGCGCCTTCACGCCGCACGGTGAGGTGTTCGGTACCACCCATGACCGTCCTCCCGTCTCAAGACGTAGAACAGGTTGCAGGAGGTGGGGTTCCAGTTCAATAGTTTTCTGACACTCAGTCAGATTTCTTCGCGGGGCCTCTTCCCACTTTCCGTGCGCGGCGCTGTAATGACCGGCGGGTCACTGGACGCCGGCGTCAGGAGAAGTGGTGGAGTACAACCTTGCCGACCTGTTCGAGTCCGTCGTCGACGCGGTCCCGGACCGCGAGGCACTCGTCTTCATCGACCACCCCGGCACGGGGGCGGAGCGCAGACTCACCTATGCCGAACTGGACACCGCGGCCAACCGCATCGCGCACCATCTGATCGACAGCGGCATCGGCCCCGGCGAGCATCTGGGGCTCCACCTCTACAACGGGGTGGAGTACCTGCAGACGGTGCTCGGCTGCCTCAAGGCGCGCATCGTGCCGGTCAACGTCAACTACCGTTACGTGGAAGACGAGTTGGTCTACCTCTACCGCGACGCCGATCTCGCGGCGCTGGTCTTCGACGCGGAGTTCACCGAGCGGGTGGCGGCTGCCCTGCCGCAGACGGAGAAGCTGCGCCATCTCGTACGGGTCGGGGCGCCTCCCGAGGGGGCGCCGGAGCCCGGGATCGCGCCGGTGGCGTATGCGGAGGCCGAGGCGGCGGGAGCGCCCGGACGCGGCTTCGGACCCCGGTCCGCGGACGACCAGTTCATCATCTACACCGGGGGCACCACGGGGATGCCCAAGGGGGTGATGTGGCGTGCGGAGGACCTGTTCTTCTCCGGGCTCGGCGGCGGCGCCCCGACGGGTGAGCCGGTCGGCACGCCGGAGGAGCTGGCCGAGCGGGTGGCCGCGGGCGGCGACGGGATCACCTTCTTCCCCACGCCCCCGCTGATGCACGGCACCTCCACCCTCACCGCCTTCATCGCCCTGAACTTCGGTCAGCGCATCGTCATCCACCGGAAGTTCGTGCCCGACGAGGTGCTCCGTACGATCGAGAAGGAGAAGGTCACCAGCGTGTCGCTGGTCGGCGACGCGATGCTGCGCCCGCTGGTCGACGCCCTCCGGGGGCCGCTCGAAGGCACGGACTGCTCGGCGCTGTTCAGCGTCTCCAGCTCGGGCGCGATCATGTCGGACACGGTGCGCGCGCAGTTCCAGGAACTCGTGCCGAACGCCATGCTGCTCAACAACTTCGGTTCGTCGGAGTCCGGGTTCAACGGCACCGCGACACCCGACTCGGGCCCGGACAAGGGGTTCAGGCTGCGGATGAACTCCCGTACGGCGGTGGTCGATCCGGCCACGTACCGCCGGGTCGCCGTCGGGGAGGTGGGCCGGATCGCCCAGCGCGGGCATGTCCCGCTCGGCTACTACAACGACCCGAAGAAGACCGCGGAGACCTTCTTCGAGGCCGACGGGGAGCGCTGGGTGCTGCTCGGTGACATGGCAACCGTCGACGAGGAGGGCATCGTCACCGTCCTGGGGCGTGGCTCGCAGTGCATCAACACCGGCGGCGAGAAGGTGTATCCGGAAGAGGTCGAGCAGGCGCTCAAGTCCCACCCCGATGTGTACGACGCCCTGGTGGCCGGGGTGCCGGACGCCAAGTGGGGCAACCATGTGGCGGCCGTGGTGCAGGTGCGCTCCGGGGCGGACGAGCCCAGCCTCGACGAGATCCAGGCCCACTGCCGCACCAGGATCGCCGGATACAAGGTCCCCCGCCAGCTGGTGATCGCGCCGGAGATCCAGCGGTCGCCGAGCGGCAAGGCCGACTACCGCTGGGCGCGCGGGGTGGCGGTGGCGGCCGAATAGGGTCTGCCCGGCCGGCCCTTGCCGGGCCCGCGGAACGTCGCACGGCAGGCGCTCGGGGACACCCCGAGCGCCTCGTGCAGATGGACACGAAACACCTTCGGCTCGTACGCGCCGCTCCGGGTCGCTGTCGGAGCTGCGTGCGGGGCGGCCACCTGCTGTCGCTGCTGATCGCGCGACCGGCCGCGGCCTCGCGTCCCTCAGCCGCAGACCGACCGCAGTGAGCGGGCCAGCGCCACCGTGTGCAGGGTGTCCAGCCGCTCGGTGCGACGCGCGTGCAGGGCCGAGAGCGCCAGTCCGGCGCCGCAGAACGGTGCGGCGCGGTCGGCCGACGCGTCGGCGACCGCCCGGACGAGCGCGCCGTTGACACGGTTGATCTCGGCGCGCACCACGGCCAGGTCCGGCCGCCGGGCCGGGGCCTTCGACGGCTCGGCGTCCCAGGCACGGATGAGTGCGCGCTGCACGTCCTTGTTCGCCTCGATCTGGTCCCGGAAGATCCGCCGGGTCGCTCCGGGGTCCACCCCCAGCCCGCGCACCTGCCGCGCCGCCGCGTCGAGGACCGACCGCTCCCGGGCCGGGTCGTCGACGGGGCTGCCCGTTCCGTACTTGGCTGCGGCCACCAGGTCGGCGGTGCGCAGCCGCTGGGCGGAGAGTGCGGCGACCGGATCGAGCCGGGCAACGGTTCCCGCGGGAGTACCGGGGCCCGGCGCCGCGGCAGCCGGTCCGGCCCCGGCGCTCAGCACGGCTGCCACGGCGCCCGCGGCCAGCACGGCGACAAGTGGTGTGGTCAGCTGCACGGTTCGCCCCTTGATCGGCCGGTTCGGCCTCGATCGTAGGGGCGTTGCCCACCACTCCCCCGGGAGGACGCGCGCCGCCGGGAGTCCCCGCACATCCCTTGACGCCCCACCCCGCTCCTGAATTACTGATCACGAACAGATCGACCGAATGATCGGTCGTCCGGTTGGGACGGGAGTGACCCCATGGCAGCTCTGCTGGACGCGGCGGAACGGCTCAGTCGTGAAGAGCTCGAAGCACTGCAGACCGAGCGCCTGCGCGCCTCGCTGCGGCACGCGTACGAGAACGTCGCCTTCTACCGCGAGTCCTTCGACCGGGCGGGGTTGCGCCCCGACGACTGCCGCACGCTCGCCGATCTCGCCCGTTTCCCGTTCACCGTCAAGGCCGATCTGCGCGACCACTACCCCTTCGGGATGTTCGCCGTACCGCAGGCCGACGTCCGCCGTATCCATGCCTCCAGCGGCACGACCGGCCGCCCGACGGTCGTCGGCTACACCGAAGGCGACCTGTCCACCTGGGCGGACCTGGTGGCCCGTTCGATCCGTGCGGCCGGCGGCCGGCCCGGTGACAAGGTGCATGTGGCGTACGGATACGGGCTGTTCACCGGCGGCCTCGGGGCGCATTACGGCGCCGAGCGGCTCGGCTGCACCGTGATCCCCGCGTCCGGCGGGATGACCTCACGTCAGGTTCAGCTGATCCAGGACTTCCGCCCCGAGATCATCATGGTGACGCCGACCTACCTGCTCACCCTGCTGGACGAGTTCGAACGTCAGGGCATCGACGCGCGGACCACCTCGCTCAAGGCCGGCATCCTGGGGGCCGAGCCGTGGACCGAGGAGATGCGGCGCGAGATCGAGGAGCGGTTCGCCATCGACGCCGTCGACATCTACGGGCTCTCGGAGGTCATGGGGCCCGGTGTCGCATCGGAGTGCGTCGAGACCAAGGACGGGCTCCACATCTGGGAGGACCACTTCTACCCCGAGGTCGTCGACCCGGTCACCGGTGAGGTCCTGCCGGACGGGGAGCAGGGGGAGCTGGTGTTCACCTCGCTCACCAAGGAGGCCATGCCGGTGATCCGCTACCGGACGCGCGACCTGACCCGGCTGCTGCCCGGCACGGCCAGGGTGTTCCGGCGAATGGAGCGGATCACCGGGCGCAGCGACGACCTGATCATCGTTCGGGGAGTGAACCTCTTCCCCACGCAGGTCGAGGAGATCCTGCTCCGTACGCCCGGTCTCGCCCCGCACTTCCAGCTGCGGCTGACCCGGGAGGGCCGGCTGGACGCGCTGACCGTACGGGTGGAGGCGCGGCCGGACGCCGCGCCCGGGATCCGGGCCGCGGCGGCCCGTAGCGTCGCCGCGGCCGTGAAGGAGTCCATCGGGGTCTCGGCCGGGGTGGAGGTCGTCGACCCCGAGGTGCTCGAACGGTCCGTCGGCAAGATCAGGCGGATCGTGGATCTGCGAAACGGTCCCGCAGCTCGCGCTTGAGGATCTTCCCGCTGGCGTTGCGCGGCAGACCATCGACGAAGAGCACCCGTTTCGGGGCCTTGAAGTGCGGAAGCTTCTCCCGGGTGTGGGCGAGCAGTTCGGCCTCGGTGACGTCGCCGCGCGCCACGACCACGGCGGTGACGGCCTCGATCCAGCGCTCGTCGGGCAGCCCGACGACCGCCGCCTCGGCGACGCCGGGGTGGGTGTAGAGCGCGTCCTCGACCTGGCGCGAAGCGACCAGTACGCCACCGGAGTTGATGACGTCCTTCACCCGGTCGACGACCGTGAAGTACCCCTGTGCGTCGCGCACGGCCAGGTCACCGGAGTGGAACCAGCCGTCGCGGAAGGCGTCCGCCGTCTCCTGCGGCTGGTCCCAGTAGCCTTCGCACAGCTGCGGGGAGCGGTAGACGACTTCGCCCGAGGTCCCGTCCGGCACCTCGGCGCCCTGCTCGTCGACCACCCTGGCCTCGACGAAGAGGACGGGCCTGCCGCAGGCGTCCATCCGGCCCTCGTGCTCGTCGGGGCCCAGGACCATGGCGAGCGGGCCGATCTCGCTCTGCCCGAAGCAGTTGGAGAAGCCCAGTCCCGGCAGGCGGGCGCGCAGCCGTCCCAGGACGGGCACCGGCATGATCGAGGCGCCGTAGAACGCCTTGCGGAGTCCGGTCAGATCACGGGACCCGAAGTCGGGGTGGTTCGCGAGGGCGATCCACACGGTGGGCGGGGCGAAGAGGCTGTCCGCGCGTCCCGACTCGACCAGGTCGAAGATCCGCGTGGCGTCGGGGGCGTCCAGGATCGTGTTCTCGGCGCCCACCGCGAGGTACGGCAGCAGGAAGACGTGCAGTTGGGCCGAGTGGTAGAGCGGCAGGGAGTGCAGCGGCCGGTCCGTCTCGTGCAGGCCCAGCGCGGTGATGGCGCTGACGTACTCGTGCACGAGTGCCCGGTGCGTCATCATCGCGCCCTTGGCGAGTGCGGTGGTGCCCGAGGTGTAGAGCAGTTGGACCAGGTCCTCGGCCTCGGGTTCGCGGTCCGGGGTGAAGGGCCGGGGCGTGGCCAGCTCGGCGAGCAGCGAGTCGTCGCTGTCGCGCAGCAGCCGTACCGCTACGCCTTCGGGGATCCGCGCCGCGAGGGCCGGATCGGTGAGGACCAGGGCGCTGCCCGACTGACCGAGGATGTACGCGAGGTCGTCACCGGTGAGGTTCTGGTTCACCGGGACGTGGATCAGGCCCGCGCGGGCGCAGGCGAGGAAGCCGATGAGGTAGGCGTCCGAGTTGTGGCCGTAGGAGGCGACCCGGTCGCCGGGGCGCAGGCCGTGCTCCGCCAGTACGGCGGCTGCGGTGGTGACCGCCTCGTCGAGCCGGGCGTAGGTCCACGAGCGGTCCCCGTAGTGGACCGCGGTGCGCTCGGGCACCCGCCTCGCGCTGCGGCGCAGGATTCCGTCGACTGTGCTGCTGCGTACACCTGTCATGGCGTGATCCTGCGGTTTGCCGGGGCGGGGGTCAAGGGAGAGGAAGGGGTCGGGTCTAGGGACGGACGGTGCGCGGGTGGGCCGAGGGGGCGCGCAGGCTCAGGGGCTGACGGCCAGGAAGACGAAGGCCGCGAAGAGTACGAGATGGATTCCGCCC from Streptomyces sp. NBC_01267 harbors:
- a CDS encoding Zn-ribbon domain-containing OB-fold protein codes for the protein MTAAPSPEVLRAPLVVEFPFTRSLGPVQSAFLTGLRERTVLGVRTSDGKVLVPPVEYDPVTADEIRDLVEVAPTGTVTTWAWNPDPRRDQPLATPFAWVLVKLDGADTALLHVLDATGPDAVRTGQRVRIRWAGERTGAITDIACFEPYEGEPGAATPHTGEFEDTVTGIIAQARLDYVYSPGRAQSDYINALAGRKTVGERCPSCRKVYVPPRGACPTCGVATDEQVEVGPAGTLTTYCIVNIKARGLDIEVPYVYGHIALDGAGLPLHGRIGGIPYDQVRMGLRVEPVWTEGGRFPDHYRPTGEPDADYDTYKELI
- a CDS encoding crotonase/enoyl-CoA hydratase family protein, which gives rise to MGGTEHLTVRREGATLVLTLNRPEAKNALSLPMLVGLYDGWLEADEDDTVRSVVLTGAGGAFCAGMDLKALAGRGMEGDQYRDRLKADPDLHWKAMLRHHRPRKPVIAAVEGYCVAGGTEILQGTDIRVGGESATFGLFEVKRGLFPIGGSTVRLQRQIPRTHALEMLLTGRPYTAAEAAAVGLIGHVVPDGTALEKALEIAGQINDCGPLAVEAVKASVYETAELTETEGLKAELARGWPVFDTADAKEGSRAFAEKRPPVYRRA
- a CDS encoding acyl-CoA synthetase, whose translation is MEYNLADLFESVVDAVPDREALVFIDHPGTGAERRLTYAELDTAANRIAHHLIDSGIGPGEHLGLHLYNGVEYLQTVLGCLKARIVPVNVNYRYVEDELVYLYRDADLAALVFDAEFTERVAAALPQTEKLRHLVRVGAPPEGAPEPGIAPVAYAEAEAAGAPGRGFGPRSADDQFIIYTGGTTGMPKGVMWRAEDLFFSGLGGGAPTGEPVGTPEELAERVAAGGDGITFFPTPPLMHGTSTLTAFIALNFGQRIVIHRKFVPDEVLRTIEKEKVTSVSLVGDAMLRPLVDALRGPLEGTDCSALFSVSSSGAIMSDTVRAQFQELVPNAMLLNNFGSSESGFNGTATPDSGPDKGFRLRMNSRTAVVDPATYRRVAVGEVGRIAQRGHVPLGYYNDPKKTAETFFEADGERWVLLGDMATVDEEGIVTVLGRGSQCINTGGEKVYPEEVEQALKSHPDVYDALVAGVPDAKWGNHVAAVVQVRSGADEPSLDEIQAHCRTRIAGYKVPRQLVIAPEIQRSPSGKADYRWARGVAVAAE
- the aroQ gene encoding gamma subclass chorismate mutase AroQ, which produces MQLTTPLVAVLAAGAVAAVLSAGAGPAAAAPGPGTPAGTVARLDPVAALSAQRLRTADLVAAAKYGTGSPVDDPARERSVLDAAARQVRGLGVDPGATRRIFRDQIEANKDVQRALIRAWDAEPSKAPARRPDLAVVRAEINRVNGALVRAVADASADRAAPFCGAGLALSALHARRTERLDTLHTVALARSLRSVCG
- the paaK gene encoding phenylacetate--CoA ligase PaaK; translation: MAALLDAAERLSREELEALQTERLRASLRHAYENVAFYRESFDRAGLRPDDCRTLADLARFPFTVKADLRDHYPFGMFAVPQADVRRIHASSGTTGRPTVVGYTEGDLSTWADLVARSIRAAGGRPGDKVHVAYGYGLFTGGLGAHYGAERLGCTVIPASGGMTSRQVQLIQDFRPEIIMVTPTYLLTLLDEFERQGIDARTTSLKAGILGAEPWTEEMRREIEERFAIDAVDIYGLSEVMGPGVASECVETKDGLHIWEDHFYPEVVDPVTGEVLPDGEQGELVFTSLTKEAMPVIRYRTRDLTRLLPGTARVFRRMERITGRSDDLIIVRGVNLFPTQVEEILLRTPGLAPHFQLRLTREGRLDALTVRVEARPDAAPGIRAAAARSVAAAVKESIGVSAGVEVVDPEVLERSVGKIRRIVDLRNGPAARA
- a CDS encoding acyl-CoA synthetase, whose translation is MTGVRSSTVDGILRRSARRVPERTAVHYGDRSWTYARLDEAVTTAAAVLAEHGLRPGDRVASYGHNSDAYLIGFLACARAGLIHVPVNQNLTGDDLAYILGQSGSALVLTDPALAARIPEGVAVRLLRDSDDSLLAELATPRPFTPDREPEAEDLVQLLYTSGTTALAKGAMMTHRALVHEYVSAITALGLHETDRPLHSLPLYHSAQLHVFLLPYLAVGAENTILDAPDATRIFDLVESGRADSLFAPPTVWIALANHPDFGSRDLTGLRKAFYGASIMPVPVLGRLRARLPGLGFSNCFGQSEIGPLAMVLGPDEHEGRMDACGRPVLFVEARVVDEQGAEVPDGTSGEVVYRSPQLCEGYWDQPQETADAFRDGWFHSGDLAVRDAQGYFTVVDRVKDVINSGGVLVASRQVEDALYTHPGVAEAAVVGLPDERWIEAVTAVVVARGDVTEAELLAHTREKLPHFKAPKRVLFVDGLPRNASGKILKRELRDRFADPRSA